From the genome of Pelosinus fermentans DSM 17108:
TCATTCCGAGCAATTGTCGGTAGGGATATTTTCTGATTTGGTATTAGAGTTGAGTGAGATTTTTGCTGAATAGTGAGATTGAAGAATAGATGGGGACTTTCATATAGTGTTTTGAAGGTATTGTTGGTATAATAAGCAATATAGTCGAGTGGATGTGAGGCGGTGTAAATCATGACAAAGAAAAAGCTTCAAATTGAGTTGATTCAAAGGTTGGGAGATTTTTTTGCGGAGCGTCAGGATATTATGTTTGCTTGGTTGTTCGGTTCTTATGCTACTGGTTTGACTACTCGTTTTAGTGATATGGACATTGCTGTTTATGTTGAGGATCATACGGTATTGACAGATATGGATTGGTATTTGCAATTAAAGGCAGATCTTATGGAGCTGGTAAACAAAGAAATTGATCTGGTGGTGCTAAATAATGCTAAGCCTTTAATTAAACATACAGCAAATATGCAAAAAAAGGTACTTTTATCGCGCAATGCATTGTTTGAAGCAGAATACTCCTTGCGGGTTGTTAAAGAATACAATGACGTGAGATATTGGGCGCGCTATTCTAGGCAGCATTTATTGAGAGGAAACAAGAATGGTTAAACGGGACGTCTTAGAGCGAAAATTATATCAAATTGAAAAGTCACTACGAAAAATACAAGTTTATACTTCACTGAATTATGATGAATTTATCAGTCATCCAGTTGCCAGAGATGTAGTAGAATATAACCTCTTCATCATTATTAATTGTATGATTGATATTGTAAATCATATTGTAGCTGATGAGGAGTTAGGGGAAATTGATATGCTATCCGATGGTTTTCGAATTTTGTCGGATTATGGATATTGGACAAGAATGCAGGGTGCTATCTATATTAAAATGGTAGCATTTCGTAATATGATAGCGCATCAATATGTAGATATAGATGCAAATGTGGTATATATGATTTTACAGGAAAAATTAAAAGATATTGGAACGTTCAAGCAGCAAATTATCGATAGAATTTAATATCTCTAGGGGCATTATCGATATTGGAAATAACGAGAGGGGCTACCACACTAGTTTAGTGCGGCAGTCCCATTCTTTGATATGGAGGGGGTTTTATTTTTAGATGGGTATTTACTTTATGAGTGTAATTCCAACTGAAATAAAAAAAGTTATACTATATTGTATATTGGTAGGAAAATGAATATAATAAGTATAGAAAGAACAATAGGGGGTATGTACCATGTTTGGTGTGAGTGCAGAAGTAAAACTTGGAGATAAGAGTCAATTCGTTATCCCTGCTCGTATTAGAGAAAATGCGAAAGTTGGACCTGGTGATATACTAATCATGACTAGTGATCGTAATGGTCGTATGAGTCTCATTAAGAAGCCTGAAGATTGGGCTAAGGCTGCATGGGGGTGCTGCAAGGGGGCTTGGGGTGAGAAACCATTAGAAGCTTTGCAGAAGGAACGTGAGGATTCATGGGAATAACGAGTGATGAATTTTTAAAAGTCTATAAAAAAATAGGGTTTGATACCAACATTTTTATTTCAGTTTTTGCTCAAGAGCCACTAGGTGTGAGGGTTCTTCCTATCATCGATGCTGCGGGTAATAAAGAAACACATGAGATCTGGACTTCTGTACTTGCATTTTCAGAGTGTAGTGTGCGTCCTTACCGGGAAGCTAACTGGACTGCTCTTGACCAAGTCAAATTAATGTTTCAGATGCCCAATCTTACAGCTTATCATATTGATGAGGAGATTGCAGAAGAAGCAGCTAAATTGCGAGCTGCCTATAATGTCAAAATGCCAGATGCTCTGATTGTTGCTACAGCAATTGTTAAAGGGGCTGATGTTTTGCTCACTAATGATTATAAACTTTCAGCAATAAGAGAAATTTCTGTTGTGAGGCTTGACGAGTTGTGTCAATAGGGGAGGCACTATATTTTCCTACATAATTCAAACGACTTTTCGTATAATTATCCGTTAATACAGTTGAGTTTAGGGTATATGAGAACTGGATGAGCAGACGGAATAGTGAGGTTAAAGAATAGCCTATGCTGATATCATATCAACATAGGCTATTCTTTAACCTCACTTATTTTGCTTCTCGTAAGTCTAGAATTTCATTCCAATTCTTCACGGTTACCAATTCGATGGTTCGGATATCACGGCGAATGTACTTTATTTCTGATTCTACGCGGTCAATTTTTTTATCGGTTAGTTCCAGGATCTTCATAATATCCTGCTGCTGCTCACCAATAGCTTGCATAAATTCATCTTTTGTGACCATATTCGATTGAATATCAGAAACATCGAGCTTCAAAGTAGAGATATCTCCCTTTAGGGTGAAGACGTCATCTTTTAGGGTAGAGACATCTTCCTTTAGGGTTGAAACGTCGTCTTTTAGAGTAGAGACATCTTTCTTTAGGGTAGAAAAATCTTCTCTTAGAGTAAAGACCTCATTTTTTACGGATTTAACTTCGGTGAGGATTTCTTGTAATAACTTTTCAGTCGGCATTTGTGTCTTCTCCTTTTTTAGTAGTCTAGCACAAATTCCCGTAGAAGGGGGGAACGGAGGGGTAGCCTCATTGTTAATCACAGTGTAGCATAGAAGTATGGGAAGTTGCAATGGACATCCATAGAGCAGCAGGATAAGAATCATAATTTGGCGAAGTTGTATAACATATATTACTTTCTTTGGGAATAAAATGAAGATTGAATATAGGAAGAGGAGGGGCTTTCCAATGACACAGGATATTGTTATAAAAAGAGATGCCTTTAAGGCCTATGATATTCGTGGCAGGGTGCCTGATGAGCTCAATGAGGAAGTAACCTATCGCATTGGCTGGGCTTTTGTGGAGCTTTTCGATGCAAAGACTGTGGTAGTGGGGCGGGATGTGCGGTTGTCCAGCGAGAGTCTGACTAAGGCGTTAATAGAAGGTTTTACAGATCGGGGCTGTCATGTAATTGATATTGGTGTATGCGGTACGGAAATGGTATATTTCGCCACATCTCATTTAGGAGTGGATGGGGGAATCATGGTAACAGCCAGTCATAATCCTATGGATTATAATGGACTCAAGCTGGTACGTAAAGAATCAAGGCCGATTAGTGGTGATACAGGGCTGCGAGAGTTAGAAGACTGTGTAGTTACTGGAGATTTTTCACGGGAACAGTGTGCTGGTATTGCCAAGGGCACAGTGGAGCAGTATGATATTATGAAAGAGTATGTACAGCATTTGCTTACCTATGTGGATGCAGCAGTATTAAAACCGTTGAAAATCGTAGTAAATGCTGGCAATGGCTGCGCAGGACCAACGCTTGATGCATTAGAGAAGGTATTGCCTTTTGAGTTTATCAAAGTGTATCATGAGCCAGATGGGACGTTCCCACATGGAATTCCCAATCCCTTGTTAGTTGAGAAGCGGGAGGCAACAGCCAAGGCTGTGCGAGAAAGCGGTGCTGATTTTGGGATTGCCTGGGATGGGGATTTTGACCGCTGCTTCTTATTTGATGAACAAGGACAATTTATTGAAGGGTATTATATTGTTGGATGTTTAGCAGAAGCATTTTTAAGGCGCTGTGCCGGGGCGAAAATTATCCATGATCCGCGTTTAACCTGGAATACGATTGAATTGGTAAAGGAAGCTGGCGGTATTCCTATTTTGTGTAAGACCGGTCATGCCTTTATTAAAGAACGCATGCGCCAGGAAGATGCGATATATGGTGGGGAGATGTCAGCTCATCATTATTTTAGAGATTTTGCATATTGCGATAGCGGTATGATACCGTGGCTCTTAGTTGCTGAGAATATAAGTGTATCAGGCAGATCCTTGTCTCAATTGGTGGGAGCTCGTATGGAAAAATTCCCTGTGAGCGGGGAGATCAATCGAAGAGTCAAGGATGCTCAGATGGTGGTAGCAGAAATAGAAAAGCAGTTTGTAACCCCGGGAGCTGCTGTTGATTATACAGATGGATTAAGTATAGAATATGATGACTGGCGGTTTAATCTGCGAATGTCCAATACAGAACCGCTGATTCGTCTGAATGTGGAGAGCCGGGGCGATGCTTCTTTACTGGAAAAGAAAACGGCTGAATTATTAGCCGCTATTGAGAAGCTGGGGTAAGGAGGAAATGGACGAGTGACAGGGACGGACGGACACACCCCGTCACCGCGTGCCACCCCTCTCTAGAGGGGAATGGGAAAAACTATAGCCTCGGAATGTCATTGCGAGGAGGTACGACGAAGCAATCCCTCTGGGCGCAGAGATTGCTTCACTCTGTTCGCAATGACAAAAGAGCACAAAAATATGCTATTAATAACTCCCTTTGTGTCCTTTGCGCCTTTGCGGTTCAATTCGTTTTATATGTGTTATAGGATGTATCAGTGTTTTCCTGATACAGCACAATATGATTATCACAGCTAAGGATGGTGCTAAGATGAGAAAAGGACTGGGAAAAGTTCGCAAGGCGGTGATTCCGGCGGCAGGGATGGGGACAAGGTTCTTGCCGGCGACGAAGGCACAGCCTAAAGAGATGCTGCCTATCGTTGATAAGCCGGCGATTCAATATATTATTGAAGAAGCGGTTCAGTCAGGCATTGAAGAAATTCTCATTATTACAGGGAGAAATAAGCGTTCCATTGAGGATCATTTTGATCGGTCAGTAGAGCTGGAGATGCTGCTTAAAGATCAGGGCAAGTACGATTTGTTAAACTTGGTAGAGGAAATTGCTGACGTTACGATTCATTATGTAAGACAGAAGGAAGCAAAGGGACTGGGGCATGCTGTGTTATGTGCCAAACAGTTTGTAGGGAATGAGCCTTTTGCTGTGCTGTTAGGTGATGATATTATTGATGCCAGTGTTCCTTGTTTAAAACAAATGATGAGTGTCTATGATGATTGTTACGGTACTATTCTAGGGACGCAGGAAGTTCCTCTGGATAAGGTTTGTAACTATGGAATTGTAAAACCTGTGGAGATTAAGCAGAATGTTTGGCAGGCTGTGGATCTTGTAGAAAAGCCGGATATGTCAGAGGCACCATCTCGTTTGGCAGTGATGGGGCGCTATATTCTTCAGCCTGAGATTTTTGCTATCTTAGAGAATACTCCTCCTGGAAAAGGCGGAGAGATACAGTTAACGGATGCGATCCGTACCTTAGCAATTCAGCAGCATTCCGTGTATGCCTATAATTTTGAAGGTCGCCGTTATGATGTGGGTGATAAGCAGGGATATTTGGAAGCGACGATTGAATTTGCTCTGAAGCGTCCTGATTTGCGAGATGACTTTTTACGATATTTGATCAAAACTGTCGGTCCGCTGGTGGCAGGGAAAGATGGGAATGCAGGTTGTAAGTAAATAGTGGCTAAACACACCCCGACACTACG
Proteins encoded in this window:
- the mntA gene encoding type VII toxin-antitoxin system MntA family adenylyltransferase antitoxin, with the protein product MTKKKLQIELIQRLGDFFAERQDIMFAWLFGSYATGLTTRFSDMDIAVYVEDHTVLTDMDWYLQLKADLMELVNKEIDLVVLNNAKPLIKHTANMQKKVLLSRNALFEAEYSLRVVKEYNDVRYWARYSRQHLLRGNKNG
- the hepT gene encoding type VII toxin-antitoxin system HepT family RNase toxin, producing MVKRDVLERKLYQIEKSLRKIQVYTSLNYDEFISHPVARDVVEYNLFIIINCMIDIVNHIVADEELGEIDMLSDGFRILSDYGYWTRMQGAIYIKMVAFRNMIAHQYVDIDANVVYMILQEKLKDIGTFKQQIIDRI
- a CDS encoding AbrB/MazE/SpoVT family DNA-binding domain-containing protein codes for the protein MFGVSAEVKLGDKSQFVIPARIRENAKVGPGDILIMTSDRNGRMSLIKKPEDWAKAAWGCCKGAWGEKPLEALQKEREDSWE
- a CDS encoding type II toxin-antitoxin system VapC family toxin, with the protein product MGITSDEFLKVYKKIGFDTNIFISVFAQEPLGVRVLPIIDAAGNKETHEIWTSVLAFSECSVRPYREANWTALDQVKLMFQMPNLTAYHIDEEIAEEAAKLRAAYNVKMPDALIVATAIVKGADVLLTNDYKLSAIREISVVRLDELCQ
- a CDS encoding phosphomannomutase/phosphoglucomutase; its protein translation is MTQDIVIKRDAFKAYDIRGRVPDELNEEVTYRIGWAFVELFDAKTVVVGRDVRLSSESLTKALIEGFTDRGCHVIDIGVCGTEMVYFATSHLGVDGGIMVTASHNPMDYNGLKLVRKESRPISGDTGLRELEDCVVTGDFSREQCAGIAKGTVEQYDIMKEYVQHLLTYVDAAVLKPLKIVVNAGNGCAGPTLDALEKVLPFEFIKVYHEPDGTFPHGIPNPLLVEKREATAKAVRESGADFGIAWDGDFDRCFLFDEQGQFIEGYYIVGCLAEAFLRRCAGAKIIHDPRLTWNTIELVKEAGGIPILCKTGHAFIKERMRQEDAIYGGEMSAHHYFRDFAYCDSGMIPWLLVAENISVSGRSLSQLVGARMEKFPVSGEINRRVKDAQMVVAEIEKQFVTPGAAVDYTDGLSIEYDDWRFNLRMSNTEPLIRLNVESRGDASLLEKKTAELLAAIEKLG
- the galU gene encoding UTP--glucose-1-phosphate uridylyltransferase GalU, yielding MRKGLGKVRKAVIPAAGMGTRFLPATKAQPKEMLPIVDKPAIQYIIEEAVQSGIEEILIITGRNKRSIEDHFDRSVELEMLLKDQGKYDLLNLVEEIADVTIHYVRQKEAKGLGHAVLCAKQFVGNEPFAVLLGDDIIDASVPCLKQMMSVYDDCYGTILGTQEVPLDKVCNYGIVKPVEIKQNVWQAVDLVEKPDMSEAPSRLAVMGRYILQPEIFAILENTPPGKGGEIQLTDAIRTLAIQQHSVYAYNFEGRRYDVGDKQGYLEATIEFALKRPDLRDDFLRYLIKTVGPLVAGKDGNAGCK